In one window of Eleutherodactylus coqui strain aEleCoq1 chromosome 10, aEleCoq1.hap1, whole genome shotgun sequence DNA:
- the TAPBP gene encoding tapasin, translating into MPSTIYKLGLILALQAAGLLAVHPISETPSLSCWLVEDIAATESKPRSVQQTRVLVQFTDANGLTQSPPATTDPGTLLFYVFDPSGKLSLDFTFCEITYHLPQEAFMKWTRSLTAEGISTPALGKAWYTLAAGNHLDGRAVSLVLGPLGDKKDHLSVSLAVYSASATLHAHLGKPLSVPCTMWRGHQPRFSVEWRHRALGDGSLLYAYDGWKDKIEDRVPNCHLNFSALHNEGDASLLIENVEISHQGTLLCTVYLPYLRAQREIQLVVTARPQVTLQPAPLLARPGEEVTLACDISHFHPLEILVDFLVQLPGESHPTLLTGSTLSAHTHNHDGTYSITAYQRMIASDNLHGARYFCRVSHVSAAKGISSSQMLRVAGVSGPSLEDVMILFLTALFLYGTLSYLRKKVVSLNGSHEELKAQKNKSE; encoded by the exons CTGCCGGGCTCCTGGCCGTGCACCCCATCTCCGAAACCCCGTCCCTGTCCTGCTGGCTGGTGGAAGACATCGCTGCCACAGAGTCTAAACCACGCTCAGTCCAGCAAACGCGGGTACTAGTCCAGTTCACGGACGCCAACGGGCTGACGCAGAGTCCTCCAGCGACCACTGACCCCGGCACGCTACTCTTCTATGTTTTCG ATCCCTCTGGAAAGCTTTCTCTAGACTTTACCTTCTGTGAGATAACGTATCATTTGCCTCAAGAAGCCTTTATGAAGTGGACGCGCTCCCTCACAGCAGAGGGCATCAGCACCCCGGCGCTTGGCAAGGCCTGGTACACCCTGGCAGCCGGCAATCACTTGGATGGCAGGGCGGTGAGCCTGGTGCTGGGGCCCCTGGGTGACAAAAAAGATCATCTGTCAG TCTCTCTAGCTGTGTATTCTGCCTCTGCCACCCTGCATGCCCATCTGGGTAAGCCCCTGTCTGTGCCTTGCACCATGTGGCGGGGGCATCAGCCACGCTTTTCTGTAGAATGGCGCCATCGTGCTCTCGGGGATGGAAGTCTCCTGTACGCGTATGATGGATGGAAGGACAAGATTGAGGACCGGGTTCCAAATTGTCACTTGAACTTTTCGGCTTTGCATAACGAAGGAGATGCTTCGCTTCTGATAGAAAATGTGGAAATTTCGCATCAAGGCACATTGTTATGTACAGTCTACCTGCCCTACCTGCGGGCACAGAGAGAGATCCAGCTGGTGGTCACAG CTAGACCGCAGGTGACTCTGCAGCCAGCTCCGCTCTTGGCTCGGCCGGGTGAGGAGGTGACGCTCGCTTGTGACATTTCTCACTTTCACCCTCTGGAAATCTTGGTGGATTTCTTAGTTCAGCTTCCAGGGGAATCCCATCCCACCCTGCTGACGGGAAGCACCTTGTCCGCTCACACCCACAATCATGATGGCACCTATAGCATCACCGCCTACCAGCGCATGATTGCCAGTGACAACCTACATGGGGCACGCTACTTCTGCAGAGTCAGCCATGTCAGTGCTGCAAAGGggatctcaagttcccagatgcTCCGAGTTGCAG GGGTATCTGGACCGTCTCTTGAAGATGTAATGATTCTCTTCCTGACCGCATTGTTCCTCTATGGGACTCTAAGCTACCTACGCAAGAAAG TGGTGTCTCTCAATGGAAGTCATGAAGAGCTGAAGGCTCAGAAG AATAAATCGGAATAA